Proteins from a genomic interval of Staphylococcus debuckii:
- a CDS encoding ATP-dependent RecD-like DNA helicase, producing MSNPTLFDYSMVKGTVEAILFQNKENFYTVLKVDPIETNEEFDSMPTIVGFFPEIAEGDVYTFKGQAVTHPKYGKQLKAETFEKELPQTKDAIVSYLSSDLFKGIGKKTAENIVATLGENTINKILDNEEALAEVPHLSKKKQKQIAEQIYSNQEVEKIMIRLHDLGFGPKLSMNIYQVYQVETLSEIEKNPYQLVYDVKGVGFNKADTLAKNLGIEYNDPERLKAGLLYTIEEECIKQGHTYLPKDYVIEASQDTLSQVHSESIDTKLLEEMILQLTEEEKLVEADETLSVPSLYYSEVKSVQNLYRIEAHQTKLETIEQSDLQMHIGEIEDMNKVNYAASQKEALETAINSKVMLLTGGPGTGKTTVIKGIVELYAEIHGLSLDYDDYNEDDYPIALAAPTGRAAKRLQESTGLEAMTIHRLIGWSQETKPEDVLENEINAKLIIIDEMSMVDTWLFHQFLNAVPIDAQVILVGDEDQLPSVGPGQVFKDLIDSKVISRVNLTEVYRQQDGSSIIELAHKMKLGQPIDITQRFHDRSFIPCSADQIPDVVNKVVTSAVKKGYDMSDIQVLAPMYRGSAGIKRLNKVLQDILNPKEEDTREIEFGDVVFRKGDKVLQLVNRPNDNIFNGDIGVIQGIFWAKENELNKDVLVVDFEGNEITFTKQDMMELTHAYCTSIHKAQGSEFPIVIMPVVKQYYRMLQRPIIYTGLTRAKQSLVFLGDSQAFDIGMQTYGQVRMTRMAQLLRDYFGMETSSSETEETHSTSTAEQNTKVIELSEATIFQIDPMIGMGDVTPYSFATEK from the coding sequence TTGAGCAACCCTACATTATTTGATTACTCTATGGTCAAAGGTACGGTCGAAGCCATTCTTTTTCAAAATAAAGAAAACTTCTATACTGTGCTGAAAGTAGATCCTATTGAAACGAATGAAGAATTTGATAGTATGCCGACAATTGTAGGGTTCTTTCCTGAAATTGCAGAAGGTGATGTGTATACCTTCAAAGGACAAGCGGTTACACACCCGAAGTATGGCAAACAGTTGAAAGCAGAAACCTTTGAAAAAGAATTACCGCAAACAAAAGATGCCATTGTCAGTTATTTGTCTAGTGATTTATTTAAAGGTATCGGAAAGAAAACAGCAGAAAATATTGTCGCTACACTTGGCGAAAACACGATTAATAAAATTTTGGATAACGAAGAAGCTTTGGCTGAAGTCCCACATTTATCTAAGAAAAAGCAAAAACAAATTGCCGAACAAATCTATAGTAACCAAGAAGTAGAAAAGATTATGATTCGACTGCATGATTTAGGTTTCGGTCCTAAATTATCTATGAATATTTATCAGGTCTATCAAGTAGAGACATTATCGGAAATTGAAAAGAATCCATATCAGCTGGTCTATGATGTGAAAGGTGTCGGTTTTAATAAAGCTGACACTTTGGCTAAAAATCTTGGAATAGAATACAATGACCCCGAGCGTTTGAAAGCTGGTTTGTTATATACCATTGAGGAAGAATGCATTAAACAAGGCCACACTTATTTGCCGAAAGATTATGTTATAGAAGCTTCTCAAGACACGTTATCTCAAGTACATAGCGAATCCATTGATACTAAATTGTTGGAAGAGATGATTTTGCAACTGACAGAGGAAGAGAAGCTGGTGGAAGCGGATGAAACCCTTTCTGTTCCAAGTTTATATTATTCCGAAGTGAAAAGTGTACAGAATTTATATCGTATAGAAGCACATCAAACCAAATTAGAAACTATCGAGCAATCAGACTTGCAGATGCATATCGGTGAAATTGAAGATATGAATAAAGTGAATTATGCCGCTTCGCAAAAGGAAGCCTTAGAGACTGCAATCAATTCAAAAGTGATGTTGCTGACTGGCGGCCCAGGAACAGGGAAAACTACGGTTATTAAAGGAATTGTAGAACTTTATGCTGAAATTCACGGTTTATCGCTTGATTATGACGACTACAATGAGGACGATTATCCTATCGCTTTAGCAGCGCCTACAGGACGTGCTGCTAAAAGATTGCAAGAATCTACCGGTTTAGAAGCCATGACGATTCATCGTTTGATTGGGTGGAGTCAAGAAACGAAACCAGAAGATGTTTTAGAAAATGAAATTAATGCTAAGCTGATTATTATTGATGAAATGTCGATGGTAGATACTTGGTTATTCCATCAATTTCTAAATGCCGTACCGATTGATGCGCAAGTTATCCTCGTGGGTGATGAAGACCAATTACCTTCTGTAGGCCCAGGACAAGTATTTAAGGATTTGATTGATTCTAAAGTGATATCACGTGTGAATTTGACCGAAGTTTATCGGCAACAAGATGGTTCAAGCATTATTGAATTAGCGCATAAAATGAAATTAGGACAACCAATTGATATTACTCAACGCTTCCATGATCGCAGTTTCATCCCATGCAGTGCCGATCAGATCCCTGATGTCGTTAATAAAGTAGTGACTTCCGCTGTTAAAAAAGGATATGATATGAGCGATATACAGGTGCTAGCGCCTATGTATAGAGGAAGCGCAGGTATTAAACGCTTAAATAAAGTACTTCAAGATATCTTGAATCCTAAAGAAGAAGATACCCGAGAAATAGAATTTGGCGATGTTGTTTTTCGAAAAGGCGATAAAGTACTACAACTAGTGAACCGTCCGAATGATAATATCTTCAATGGTGATATCGGAGTTATTCAAGGTATTTTCTGGGCAAAAGAAAATGAATTAAATAAAGACGTATTAGTAGTGGATTTTGAAGGCAATGAGATTACTTTTACGAAACAAGACATGATGGAATTGACGCATGCCTACTGTACTTCAATTCATAAAGCACAAGGTTCAGAGTTTCCAATCGTGATTATGCCGGTTGTTAAACAGTATTATCGAATGCTGCAACGACCGATTATCTATACAGGATTGACTCGCGCAAAACAATCATTAGTCTTTTTAGGAGACAGCCAAGCCTTTGATATTGGCATGCAAACGTACGGACAGGTGCGTATGACCCGCATGGCACAACTACTGCGTGATTATTTCGGTATGGAAACATCGTCAAGTGAAACTGAAGAGACCCATTCAACTTCAACTGCAGAACAAAATACTAAAGTCATCGAACTGTCAGAAGCTACTATTTTCCAAATCGATCCGATGATTGGAATGGGCGATGTTACACCTTATAGTTTTGCGACTGAAAAATAA
- a CDS encoding tetratricopeptide repeat protein: MEQEAIYQLIKEGKFEEALKALFENIEQNPEAIENYINSGILLAEAGEVEKAEKFFQKALTINSDNGAIYYNLANVYYNAESYNDAIKLYQQALQKGVDEADTNYMIGMSFNQLGAFKEALPFLMRAAELDEKNDEEIQFQYGLVLCHLEMFDAAIQQLDKVLTINSENTDALYNRGLAGYMQSENTNDALPYFERAVKIDPQHLLSQHAIKTFKQLEQEEE; this comes from the coding sequence ATGGAACAAGAAGCAATCTATCAACTCATAAAAGAAGGCAAATTTGAAGAAGCTTTAAAAGCTTTATTTGAAAATATAGAACAAAATCCTGAAGCTATTGAAAACTATATTAATTCAGGAATCTTGCTTGCTGAAGCTGGAGAAGTAGAAAAAGCAGAGAAATTTTTCCAAAAAGCTTTAACTATTAATTCTGATAATGGTGCAATTTATTATAATCTAGCAAATGTTTACTATAATGCTGAAAGCTATAATGATGCAATTAAATTATATCAGCAAGCCTTGCAAAAAGGAGTAGATGAAGCGGATACCAATTATATGATTGGTATGTCATTCAATCAATTAGGCGCATTCAAAGAAGCGTTGCCATTTTTAATGCGGGCAGCTGAACTTGATGAGAAGAATGATGAAGAAATTCAATTTCAATATGGTTTAGTATTGTGCCATTTAGAAATGTTCGACGCTGCAATACAGCAGTTAGATAAAGTGCTAACTATCAATTCTGAAAATACAGATGCGCTTTATAATCGTGGCCTTGCAGGTTATATGCAATCTGAAAATACTAACGATGCTTTGCCATATTTTGAACGCGCAGTCAAAATTGATCCTCAGCATTTGTTAAGTCAGCACGCAATTAAAACGTTTAAACAACTTGAGCAAGAGGAGGAATAA
- the mnmA gene encoding tRNA 2-thiouridine(34) synthase MnmA has protein sequence MSNQDTRVVVGMSGGVDSSVTAYLLKEQGYDVIGIFMKNWDDTDENGVCTATEDYNDVIAVCNQIGIPYYAVNFEQEYWDKVFTYFLDEYKKGRTPNPDVMCNKEIKFKAFLDHAMKLGADYVATGHYAQVRRDENGNVEMLRGVDNNKDQTYFLNQLTHEQLSKVMFPLGGMEKSEVRRIAAEQDLATAKKKDSTGICFIGERNFKEFLSNYLPAQSGDMRTLNGKKMGTHSGLMYYTIGQRHGLGIGGDGDPWFVVGKNLEDNVLYVEQGFHHDALYSDYLIASDVSLVNDIDLANGLECTAKFRYRQKDTKVTVTSIGENQIRVDFDEPVRAITPGQAVVLYDGEVCLGGATIDDVYKEAGQLTYIV, from the coding sequence TTGAGCAACCAAGATACAAGAGTTGTTGTCGGTATGTCAGGCGGCGTCGATAGTTCAGTTACAGCATATTTGCTGAAAGAACAAGGCTATGATGTCATCGGCATCTTCATGAAAAACTGGGATGACACTGATGAAAATGGTGTTTGTACAGCAACTGAAGATTATAATGATGTGATTGCTGTCTGTAACCAAATCGGCATCCCTTATTATGCTGTTAATTTTGAACAAGAATACTGGGACAAAGTATTTACTTATTTCCTAGATGAATATAAAAAAGGCCGTACTCCTAATCCAGACGTAATGTGCAATAAAGAAATTAAATTCAAAGCCTTTTTAGACCATGCAATGAAATTAGGTGCAGATTATGTTGCAACAGGACATTATGCACAAGTGAGACGTGATGAAAATGGAAATGTTGAAATGTTGCGTGGTGTAGACAACAATAAAGACCAAACCTATTTCTTGAATCAATTGACACATGAACAATTATCAAAAGTCATGTTCCCGTTAGGTGGTATGGAAAAATCTGAAGTACGTCGTATTGCAGCTGAACAAGATTTAGCAACAGCTAAGAAAAAAGACTCCACAGGTATCTGTTTTATTGGAGAACGTAATTTCAAAGAATTCTTATCCAATTACTTACCGGCACAATCAGGCGACATGCGTACGTTGAATGGTAAGAAAATGGGTACACACAGTGGCTTAATGTACTATACAATCGGCCAACGCCATGGTTTAGGTATCGGCGGAGATGGAGATCCGTGGTTTGTAGTCGGTAAAAACTTGGAAGACAACGTTTTATATGTAGAACAAGGTTTCCATCATGATGCACTTTACAGTGATTACTTAATTGCTTCAGATGTTTCACTTGTGAATGATATCGATTTAGCAAACGGCTTAGAATGTACAGCAAAATTCAGATATCGCCAAAAAGATACAAAAGTTACAGTTACAAGTATCGGAGAAAACCAAATTCGTGTAGACTTTGATGAACCTGTACGCGCGATTACGCCTGGACAAGCAGTAGTATTATACGATGGAGAAGTATGTCTCGGCGGTGCAACGATTGATGATGTCTATAAAGAAGCAGGTCAATTAACATATATTGTATAG
- a CDS encoding cysteine desulfurase family protein, whose amino-acid sequence MEVYADYAATTPVKPEVIEKMMELYSHHYGNPSSIHSVGRDARQYLDAARREMASLLGAKPNEVIFTSGATESNNTAIKGLAYANQHKGKHIITSKIEHHSVLHVFEQLEREGFEVTYLDVDREGIVDLAQLKEAMREDTILVSIMFVNNEVGTVQPMYEIEDIVKQYDAMLHVDAVQAIEHLPIKFDEFQFDSMSLTAHKFGGPKGAGALLVKEKTPIKFSQLGGSQETKRRAGTENVPQIAGMAEALKIAADHRDENNIHLMNLKELFLVQLQERSIPFEVNGSMTDTTGHVLNIYFPFIDVETMLTLLDLANISVSSGSACTAGSTMPSHVLEAMYGEDPRTKQSIRFSFNELTTELEIKYIVAEIQKIYHRFKEE is encoded by the coding sequence ATGGAAGTATATGCAGATTATGCAGCAACTACTCCTGTGAAACCAGAAGTTATAGAGAAAATGATGGAGTTATATTCGCATCATTATGGTAATCCGTCATCTATTCATAGTGTCGGCAGAGATGCGCGTCAATATTTAGATGCAGCACGTAGAGAAATGGCTTCTCTTTTAGGGGCAAAGCCTAACGAAGTTATTTTTACCAGCGGTGCAACTGAATCTAATAATACTGCAATTAAGGGCCTAGCTTATGCAAACCAGCATAAGGGCAAGCACATTATTACTTCTAAGATTGAACATCATTCTGTTTTGCATGTCTTTGAACAATTAGAACGCGAAGGATTCGAAGTCACTTATTTGGATGTTGATCGAGAAGGCATTGTGGATTTAGCGCAACTTAAAGAAGCGATGCGAGAAGATACCATTTTAGTATCTATTATGTTTGTAAATAACGAAGTCGGCACTGTCCAACCGATGTATGAAATAGAAGATATTGTAAAGCAGTATGATGCAATGTTGCATGTTGATGCTGTGCAAGCTATAGAACATTTACCTATCAAGTTTGACGAATTTCAATTTGACAGTATGAGTTTGACTGCACATAAATTCGGCGGTCCAAAGGGCGCAGGTGCTTTATTAGTAAAAGAAAAAACACCAATAAAATTTTCTCAGCTTGGCGGCAGTCAAGAAACCAAACGCCGTGCAGGAACTGAAAATGTGCCTCAAATTGCTGGAATGGCAGAAGCGCTGAAAATTGCTGCAGATCATCGTGATGAAAACAATATTCATTTAATGAATCTAAAAGAATTATTTTTAGTACAATTGCAAGAACGCAGTATTCCTTTTGAAGTCAATGGCTCCATGACGGATACCACAGGGCATGTGTTAAATATCTATTTTCCTTTTATTGATGTAGAAACAATGTTGACTCTATTAGACTTAGCTAATATCAGTGTATCATCTGGATCAGCTTGTACTGCAGGCTCTACTATGCCGTCGCATGTGTTAGAAGCTATGTATGGTGAAGACCCAAGAACTAAACAATCTATCCGCTTCAGTTTCAATGAACTGACAACTGAGTTGGAAATAAAATATATCGTAGCAGAAATCCAAAAGATTTATCATAGATTTAAGGAGGAATAA
- a CDS encoding LLM class flavin-dependent oxidoreductase — MSDIKLSALNLVPIREGGNEKEAIDDMVKLAQDLDELDYERYWIAEHHNAPNLVSSATVLLIQHTLEQTSKIRVGSGGIMLPNHAPLIVAEQFGTLETIYPNRVDLGLGRAPGTDMMTASALRRDQHNGVYAFPEEVAQLQKFFGPEKQQGYVRAYPAVDKKVPLYILGSSTDSAHLAARQGLPYVFAGHFAPQQMKDAIEIYKELFEPSDVLDKPYVIVCLNAIVAETDEKAKKLSTSLAQVMISIARGRMQPLQPPTDDLASLLTPAELQMAEKRAQDSLIGSEETVKAQLEDFIDFYGEIDELMAVSYIYDQDKQADSYKRLKNVIETL, encoded by the coding sequence GTGAGTGATATTAAACTTTCAGCTTTAAACTTAGTACCTATTCGTGAAGGCGGCAATGAAAAAGAAGCAATTGATGATATGGTTAAACTTGCTCAGGATTTAGATGAATTGGATTATGAACGTTACTGGATTGCAGAACACCACAATGCACCTAATTTAGTAAGTTCAGCAACTGTATTGCTTATCCAACATACTTTAGAGCAAACTTCAAAAATACGAGTGGGATCGGGAGGTATCATGCTTCCAAACCACGCGCCATTAATCGTTGCTGAACAGTTCGGTACGTTAGAAACGATTTATCCAAATCGTGTTGATTTAGGTCTTGGTCGTGCTCCGGGTACAGATATGATGACTGCTAGCGCTTTAAGACGTGATCAACACAACGGCGTGTATGCATTCCCCGAAGAAGTCGCTCAACTCCAGAAATTTTTCGGTCCTGAAAAACAACAGGGTTATGTACGTGCTTATCCTGCTGTTGATAAAAAAGTTCCTTTATATATCCTAGGTTCTTCTACAGACTCAGCACATTTAGCAGCTAGACAAGGATTGCCGTATGTATTTGCTGGACACTTTGCACCGCAACAAATGAAAGATGCTATTGAAATTTACAAAGAGTTATTTGAGCCTTCTGACGTACTCGATAAACCATACGTTATTGTATGTTTAAATGCTATCGTAGCTGAGACAGATGAGAAAGCAAAAAAATTATCAACTTCATTAGCACAAGTGATGATCAGTATTGCACGAGGCAGAATGCAGCCCTTACAACCGCCAACTGATGACTTAGCTTCACTTTTAACACCTGCTGAATTGCAAATGGCAGAAAAACGTGCTCAAGATTCTTTAATTGGTTCTGAAGAAACTGTGAAGGCGCAACTCGAAGACTTTATCGATTTCTATGGAGAAATTGATGAACTGATGGCTGTCAGCTACATCTATGATCAAGATAAACAAGCAGATTCCTATAAACGTTTGAAAAATGTTATCGAAACTTTATAG
- a CDS encoding CsbD family protein has translation MANKDESKFEQAKGNVKETVGNATDNKDLENEGKADKTSGKVNEKVDEAADKVKDFTDKVKDKFNNDK, from the coding sequence ATGGCTAACAAAGATGAAAGTAAATTTGAACAAGCAAAAGGTAATGTAAAAGAAACAGTAGGTAATGCTACTGATAACAAAGATTTAGAAAATGAAGGTAAAGCAGATAAAACTTCTGGTAAAGTTAATGAAAAAGTAGATGAAGCTGCTGATAAAGTCAAAGACTTTACAGACAAAGTCAAAGATAAATTCAATAATGATAAATAA
- the cymR gene encoding cysteine metabolism transcriptional regulator CymR, translated as MKISTKGRYGLTLMISLAKREGQGCVSLKTIAEENNLSDLYLEQLVGPLRNAGLIRSVRGAKGGYQLRVPAEEIKAGDIIRLLEGPISFVESIDSEPPAQKELWLRMRDAVREVLDGTTLKYLAEFNDSDKLDNYMFYI; from the coding sequence ATGAAAATTTCAACTAAAGGGAGATACGGATTAACTTTGATGATTTCCCTAGCTAAGCGAGAGGGACAAGGTTGCGTATCCTTAAAAACAATAGCAGAAGAGAACAATCTTAGTGATCTATACTTAGAACAATTGGTGGGGCCGTTAAGAAATGCCGGTCTTATACGAAGTGTCCGCGGAGCAAAGGGCGGTTACCAACTTCGCGTACCAGCTGAAGAAATTAAAGCCGGCGATATTATCCGCCTATTAGAAGGTCCGATATCATTTGTTGAAAGTATTGATTCTGAGCCGCCCGCACAAAAAGAATTGTGGTTAAGAATGCGTGATGCAGTAAGAGAAGTACTTGACGGCACGACGTTAAAATATTTAGCAGAGTTCAATGATTCCGATAAACTCGATAACTATATGTTCTATATTTAA
- a CDS encoding replication-associated recombination protein A, which produces MNNEPLASRMRPQNLDEIISQQHLVGPKGVIRRMVEAKRLTSMIFYGPPGIGKTSIAKAIAGSTQFKFRQLNAVTNTKKDMQMVVEEAKMSGQVILLLDEIHRLDKAKQDFLLPHLENGKIVLIGATTSNPYHAINPAIRSRAQIFELYPLDENDIQTALERALSEEERGLADYNVKIDDDALQYFSTQSQGDVRAALNALELAVLSAHPDEEGKVHITLEDAQDCLQKGSFMSDKDGDMHYDVMSAFQKSIRGSDTDAALHYLARLIEAGDLPTIARRLLVISYEDVGLASPGAGQRTLAAIESAERLGFPEARIPLSQAVIELCLSPKSNSGIKAIDAALSDIRKGQAGQVPNHLKDGHYASAKKLGRAIGYQYPHNSESGFIPQQYLPDKLKNRQYYHPKSTSKAEQQFKQIYDNITKQQKNL; this is translated from the coding sequence TTGAATAATGAACCATTAGCTTCCAGAATGCGACCGCAAAACCTGGATGAAATCATTTCGCAACAGCACCTGGTCGGACCAAAAGGAGTTATCAGAAGAATGGTGGAGGCTAAGCGACTCACATCTATGATTTTCTATGGGCCACCAGGAATAGGCAAAACTAGTATTGCTAAAGCTATTGCAGGCTCTACACAATTTAAATTCAGACAGTTGAATGCTGTAACTAATACAAAGAAAGATATGCAAATGGTAGTTGAAGAAGCCAAAATGTCTGGCCAAGTTATTTTATTATTAGATGAAATTCATAGATTAGATAAAGCAAAACAAGATTTCTTATTACCCCATTTAGAAAATGGAAAAATCGTCTTAATCGGTGCTACGACATCTAATCCTTATCATGCAATTAATCCGGCAATCCGGTCAAGAGCACAAATTTTCGAATTATATCCTTTAGATGAAAATGATATCCAAACAGCTTTAGAACGAGCTCTTTCCGAAGAAGAACGCGGTTTAGCTGATTATAACGTCAAAATTGATGATGATGCACTTCAATATTTTTCCACGCAAAGTCAAGGAGATGTGCGTGCAGCTTTAAATGCTCTAGAACTCGCTGTCTTAAGTGCTCATCCTGATGAAGAAGGCAAAGTTCACATTACACTCGAAGATGCTCAAGATTGTTTGCAAAAAGGAAGTTTCATGAGCGATAAAGACGGCGATATGCATTATGATGTGATGAGTGCGTTCCAAAAATCTATTCGCGGCAGTGATACAGATGCAGCATTACATTATTTAGCGAGATTGATAGAAGCGGGCGATTTACCAACTATAGCTAGACGTTTACTGGTAATCAGTTATGAAGATGTAGGTCTAGCGTCTCCGGGTGCTGGCCAACGCACACTGGCCGCTATAGAATCTGCAGAACGTTTAGGCTTTCCAGAAGCTCGCATTCCGCTCAGTCAAGCCGTCATAGAGTTATGTCTGTCGCCTAAATCTAATTCAGGTATCAAAGCTATCGATGCAGCTTTATCTGATATACGAAAAGGTCAAGCCGGACAAGTACCTAATCATCTTAAAGATGGTCACTATGCTAGCGCTAAGAAATTAGGCAGAGCTATCGGTTATCAGTATCCGCATAACTCTGAAAGTGGATTTATTCCGCAACAATACTTGCCGGATAAATTAAAAAATCGTCAATATTATCATCCTAAATCTACTTCAAAAGCAGAACAGCAATTCAAACAAATTTATGATAATATTACCAAACAACAAAAAAATCTTTAA
- a CDS encoding tRNA threonylcarbamoyladenosine dehydratase: MKHQFSRNELAYGKEGLDLLKNQTVAVLGVGGVGSFAAEALARTNIGHIILIDKDDVDITNVNRQIHALTTTIGQSKVTLMEERIKLINPDCKVTSLHMFYNEDTYEALFNDYDIDYFIDASDTIMYKVHLMKECLKRNVKLISSMGAANKTDPTRFQVADISETNTDPIAKIIRQKLKKEGIRKGVPVVFSDESPIVIREDVKETVGDKNAATRKGQIPPSSNAFVPSVVGLICAGYVINDILKDIPVTRIKDRKQDK, translated from the coding sequence ATGAAACATCAGTTTTCACGTAATGAATTAGCTTACGGAAAAGAAGGTTTAGATTTACTTAAAAATCAAACGGTTGCCGTTTTAGGAGTAGGCGGAGTAGGTTCATTTGCGGCAGAAGCTTTAGCAAGAACTAATATCGGCCATATTATTTTAATTGATAAAGACGATGTAGATATTACTAACGTTAATCGCCAAATCCATGCTTTGACGACGACAATCGGTCAAAGCAAAGTAACATTGATGGAAGAACGTATTAAATTAATCAACCCTGATTGTAAGGTTACCTCGCTCCATATGTTTTATAACGAAGATACATATGAGGCATTGTTTAATGATTATGATATTGATTACTTTATCGATGCGAGCGATACAATTATGTATAAAGTTCATTTAATGAAAGAATGTTTAAAACGTAATGTGAAACTCATTTCGAGCATGGGAGCCGCTAACAAAACAGATCCGACACGCTTCCAAGTGGCTGATATCTCTGAAACTAATACAGATCCCATCGCTAAAATTATTCGTCAAAAATTAAAGAAAGAAGGCATTCGTAAAGGTGTGCCTGTGGTATTTTCTGATGAAAGCCCGATTGTGATTCGCGAAGATGTTAAAGAAACAGTCGGTGATAAAAATGCAGCCACAAGAAAAGGACAAATTCCACCTTCATCAAATGCATTTGTTCCTAGTGTCGTAGGGTTGATTTGTGCAGGCTATGTAATTAACGATATTTTAAAAGATATTCCAGTTACTCGCATTAAAGACAGAAAGCAAGATAAATAA